A single window of Aphidius gifuensis isolate YNYX2018 linkage group LG1, ASM1490517v1, whole genome shotgun sequence DNA harbors:
- the LOC122849800 gene encoding THO complex subunit 3 yields the protein MTGLNSRVDKLVNYFKSHNKIREQTPHSAKVHSVGWSCDGKYLASGSFDKCVSIFSLSGDRLKQEALFCGHGGSVDQLCWHASNPDLLSTASGDKTVRIWDTRTQKCTANIGTRGENINISWSPNGNTIAVGNKEDLVSFIDVRTMKICAEEQYGFEVNEISWYKDSETFYLTNGQGCVHILSYPDLKTLHVIKAHPNTCICIEFDPTGRYFATGSADALVSLWDADELCCLRTFSRLEWPVRTISFSYDGQLLAAASEDLVIDIGEVETGEKIADIPVEAATFTVAWHPKQYLLAYACDDKDTYDRKRDAGSLKVWGFSNDS from the exons atgacTGGTCTCAATTCACGCGTCGACAAactagtaaattattttaaatctcaCAATAAAATACGAGAACAAACACCGCATTCAGCAAAAGTACATAGCGTTGGTTGGAGTTGTGATGGAAAATACTTGGCGTCAGGTTCATTCGACAAATGTGTCagcattttttctttaagtgGAGATCGTTTG AAACAAGAAGCATTGTTTTGTGGCCATGGAGGTAGTGTTGACCAGCTCTGTTGGCATGCTTCAAACCCTGATCTTCTATCAACAGCTAGTGGTGACAAAACAGTGAGAATATGGGATACTAGAACACAAAAATGTACAGCAAATATTGGTACCAGaggtgaaaatataaatatatcatggTCACCAAATGGTAACACAATTGCTGTTGGAAATAAAGAAGATCTTGTTTCATTTATCGATGTGAGAACTATGAAAATATGTGCTGAAGAACAGTATGGTTTCGAAGTGAATGAAATATCCTGGTATAAAGATTCAGAGACATTCTATTTAACAAATGGACAAGGATGTGTTCACATACTAAGTTATCCTGATTTAAAAACACTTCATGTAATCAAAGCACATCCAAATACCTGTATTTGTATTGAATTTGATCCAACTGGTAGATATTTTGCTACTGGCTCAGCTGATGCTCTTGTTTCTCTCTGGGATGCTGATGAGTTATGTTGTTTACGAACATTTTCCCGTCTTGAATGGCCAGTCAGAactatttcattttcatatgaTGGACAATTACTTGCCGCTGCCTCGGAGGATCTTGTTATTGACATTGGAGAAGTTGAAACCGGTGAAAAAATAGCTGATATACCAGTTGAAGCAGCAACTTTCACTGTTGCCTGGCATCCAAAACAATATCTCCTTGCTTATGCTTGTGATGACAAAGACACTTACGACAGAAAACGTGATGCTGGAAGTCTCAAAGTTTGGGGCTTTTCTAATGACAGCtga